In the Arthrobacter zhaoxinii genome, one interval contains:
- a CDS encoding GNAT family N-acetyltransferase, whose translation MTLQTRVRRAEVSDLPFILRQEREYMETIEPDALLGWLTVLDQNLELWIDCLPNTLFCVDEDGHPLGYVMWSLDGDTATLVSISVLRSHRRQGLGRLLLEAFEQRATPSGARVVEIAVYRTNQARLLYQGAGYEATGQDGEYVLFSKMLSPAEEDNRALLG comes from the coding sequence ATGACTTTGCAAACACGCGTGCGACGCGCCGAAGTAAGCGACCTGCCTTTCATCCTCCGTCAGGAGCGCGAGTACATGGAGACCATCGAGCCGGATGCGCTCCTGGGGTGGCTGACAGTTCTCGACCAGAACCTCGAGCTCTGGATCGATTGCCTTCCCAACACGCTCTTCTGCGTTGATGAAGACGGGCACCCGCTCGGGTATGTGATGTGGAGCCTCGACGGCGACACCGCAACCCTGGTCTCGATCAGTGTCCTCCGCAGCCATCGTCGTCAGGGACTCGGGCGGCTCCTCCTGGAGGCGTTCGAGCAGAGAGCCACCCCAAGCGGAGCCCGCGTTGTGGAAATCGCCGTGTACCGCACCAACCAGGCACGCCTGCTCTACCAGGGCGCGGGCTATGAGGCTACGGGCCAGGACGGCGAATATGTGCTGTTCAGCAAGATGCTCAGCCCTGCCGAAGAGGATAACCGGGCATTGCTGGGGTGA